One window from the genome of Mucilaginibacter ginsenosidivorans encodes:
- a CDS encoding energy transducer TonB, producing MKYFLLLIFLPLFSFGQVTDQALKGLWVKVKAQMKDGSRIVDHNGCGMDFLKYDFTGDGFVDMSNEVFFDGFRMQTKILGDSLIIGGTVYNILAPIKDTLKLSFFAPFGVQDKQLPVYYFVKTPVQNVKTTATFNAVLKDSVYQATNDFFPVCKGTLGALMSWINVRYDEGTLKASFIVDKKGRVKNFTVLEADSISNGFAKTVGNALGSLSWIPARKNDMPVNTLVQVTFKTDHRLYKGTTDIVNTLSVDCPFIPHSPYGPLSQEEFDAVQQTINEAIKQSNNRNYDRALELLDQCLQVDSINLNAYNLKAFIHTNLGKKKEACADWSVLAGLGQVEAIQNLAKFCKN from the coding sequence ATGAAATATTTTTTACTCCTAATTTTTTTGCCCTTGTTTTCTTTTGGGCAGGTAACCGACCAGGCATTAAAAGGCCTTTGGGTTAAAGTAAAAGCACAAATGAAAGATGGCAGCCGCATTGTTGACCACAACGGCTGCGGTATGGATTTCCTGAAGTACGACTTCACCGGAGATGGTTTTGTCGATATGAGTAATGAGGTATTCTTCGATGGGTTTAGGATGCAAACAAAAATTTTGGGAGACTCGCTAATTATAGGTGGGACGGTATACAATATACTGGCTCCGATAAAAGATACGCTGAAACTTTCGTTTTTTGCCCCATTTGGCGTTCAGGACAAGCAGTTGCCGGTTTATTATTTCGTCAAAACACCCGTGCAAAATGTAAAGACTACCGCCACATTTAACGCAGTTCTGAAAGACTCGGTCTACCAGGCTACCAATGATTTTTTCCCTGTGTGTAAGGGTACTTTGGGTGCCCTGATGTCATGGATCAACGTACGTTATGACGAGGGAACTTTAAAAGCAAGTTTTATTGTCGATAAAAAAGGCAGGGTGAAAAACTTTACCGTTTTAGAGGCAGATAGTATTTCAAATGGTTTCGCAAAAACCGTGGGCAACGCTTTAGGGAGCCTGAGTTGGATACCTGCACGAAAGAACGATATGCCCGTTAACACATTGGTGCAAGTTACGTTTAAAACAGACCATAGGCTATACAAGGGCACTACTGACATCGTAAACACCTTAAGTGTCGATTGCCCGTTTATACCTCATTCTCCCTACGGCCCGTTATCACAAGAGGAATTTGATGCCGTACAACAGACCATTAATGAGGCTATTAAACAGTCAAACAATCGTAATTATGACAGGGCCCTGGAATTGCTCGATCAATGCCTCCAGGTCGATAGTATCAACCTAAACGCTTATAATCTGAAAGCGTTTATTCATACCAATTTGGGTAAAAAGAAAGAGGCCTGCGCCGATTGGAGTGTACTTGCCGGCCTTGGACAGGTTGAAGCTATTCAAAATCTTGCGAAATTTTGTAAGAACTGA
- a CDS encoding autorepressor SdpR family transcription factor gives MNILFKALNDQTRRDILELLKDKDMTAGDIADQFNISKPSISHHLDLLRQAGLVVSVKEGQFIFYSINTTVMDEMLKWIMQFKSPQKDKNNEKI, from the coding sequence TTGAATATATTATTTAAAGCATTGAACGACCAGACCCGCAGGGATATACTGGAACTGCTGAAGGACAAGGATATGACGGCCGGAGATATAGCCGACCAGTTTAACATATCCAAGCCCAGCATATCGCATCACCTCGATCTGTTAAGGCAGGCAGGGCTGGTGGTGTCGGTAAAAGAGGGCCAGTTTATTTTTTATTCCATAAATACCACGGTAATGGACGAAATGCTGAAATGGATAATGCAATTTAAATCACCACAAAAAGATAAAAACAATGAAAAGATTTAA
- a CDS encoding SdpI family protein — MKRFNKMDVAALVIWLLPLAYLLYVFPALPDTVPVHFGIRGTPDRYGSKNESLIGPLILMGMSCLVYFLFKFLPAIDPKKLVKYGDSTFQKIGLGIVLLMAVLSIGITVATVDKSFRIDKVILPAIGLFFAFMGNLMHSIKPNYFAGLRTPWTLEDPDNWRATHRLAGKLWFAGGLILTALVLLLPVTISLIAFMSVMFVIIIIPVIYSYRYFKSHHPNKTEE; from the coding sequence ATGAAAAGATTTAACAAAATGGATGTGGCTGCGCTGGTAATATGGCTGCTGCCATTGGCTTACCTGCTATATGTTTTTCCTGCTTTGCCCGACACGGTTCCCGTTCATTTCGGTATCCGGGGTACGCCGGACAGGTACGGCAGTAAGAACGAATCCCTCATCGGCCCGCTTATTTTAATGGGTATGTCGTGCCTTGTTTATTTTTTGTTTAAGTTCCTTCCTGCCATCGATCCCAAAAAACTGGTAAAATATGGCGACTCGACTTTTCAAAAGATCGGTTTAGGTATCGTATTACTGATGGCGGTTCTATCTATTGGTATCACGGTGGCAACTGTCGACAAAAGCTTCAGGATCGATAAAGTGATCCTGCCGGCCATCGGTCTGTTTTTTGCCTTTATGGGCAACCTGATGCACAGCATCAAACCCAATTACTTTGCCGGCCTGCGCACGCCCTGGACGCTGGAAGACCCTGATAACTGGCGTGCCACACACCGCCTCGCCGGGAAGCTCTGGTTTGCAGGGGGGCTGATACTTACAGCGCTTGTGCTGCTGTTGCCTGTCACAATTAGTCTTATCGCCTTTATGAGCGTGATGTTTGTTATTATTATTATACCTGTTATTTATTCGTACAGGTATTTCAAAAGCCATCATCCAAATAAAACAGAAGAGTAA
- the bla gene encoding class A beta-lactamase, subclass A2: MPKIFSSCLLFILSFLSAARAQDKELLSRIKTISAESKGIVGVSILGLESHDTLNYNGQSRLVMHSVFKFPIAMAVLNLVDKGKYKLDKKMKVGKGDMHPNTWSPMRDKYPDGAELPLSEIIGYMVSQSDNTACDFLLKKIGGPKVVEEYIHSLGVKGIAIKASEADMASAWEVQYTNWAKPADLVYLLDIFYHGKALSKQSNDFLMQAMLATTTGPHRLRGLLPKDAVIAHKTGTSPTNAEGLSPATNDIGIITLPNGKHLAIVVMVCNSKADEATRDAVIAKIAKAAWDTYGR; the protein is encoded by the coding sequence ATGCCTAAGATTTTTTCATCCTGCCTTTTATTCATTCTTTCATTCCTTAGTGCGGCCCGGGCCCAGGATAAGGAACTGCTAAGCCGAATTAAAACTATCTCGGCCGAATCTAAAGGGATCGTCGGCGTGTCCATCCTCGGACTTGAAAGCCACGATACGCTTAATTACAACGGCCAGTCGCGGCTGGTGATGCACAGTGTATTTAAGTTCCCGATAGCAATGGCCGTGCTTAACCTGGTGGATAAGGGCAAATACAAGCTTGATAAAAAAATGAAAGTTGGGAAGGGTGATATGCACCCCAATACCTGGAGCCCCATGCGCGATAAGTACCCTGATGGCGCCGAATTGCCGTTAAGTGAAATAATTGGCTATATGGTTTCGCAAAGCGATAATACTGCCTGCGACTTTTTGCTGAAGAAAATAGGAGGCCCAAAAGTAGTGGAAGAATATATTCATAGCCTGGGTGTAAAGGGGATTGCTATAAAGGCTTCGGAGGCCGATATGGCCTCGGCCTGGGAGGTGCAGTACACCAATTGGGCCAAACCTGCCGACCTGGTGTACTTGCTCGATATTTTCTATCATGGTAAAGCTTTATCTAAGCAGAGCAACGATTTTTTGATGCAGGCAATGCTGGCTACCACTACCGGTCCGCACCGGCTGAGAGGATTGCTGCCTAAGGATGCCGTGATAGCTCACAAAACCGGCACCTCGCCAACAAATGCCGAAGGACTAAGCCCGGCAACGAATGATATAGGTATTATAACGCTACCCAACGGCAAACACCTGGCCATAGTCGTAATGGTTTGCAATTCCAAAGCCGACGAAGCAACACGTGATGCCGTCATAGCAAAAATTGCCAAAGCGGCATGGGACACTTATGGTAGATAA
- a CDS encoding MFS transporter — MKTGSVTTSEAPVENTVFLILFAISFSHLLNDMVQSLMPAIYPVIKDSFHLNFSQIGIITLVFQLSASILQPLVGMYTDKRSHAYSLPVGMGLTLIGLLCLSQAPSYAMILVSVMLIGMGSSIFHPESSRVAYLASGGRRGLAQSIFQLGGNAGSALGPLLAAWIIVPQGQKSISWFGIGALLAIVILFKVGGWYKKQMLNRLAARKQAGAGHPEFSRKKVMFSMFILLVLIFSKFVYLASISSYYTFYLIGKFHLSVQHSQYFLFLFLVAVAVGTITGGHLGDKFGRKYIIWVSILGAAPFTLLLPYANLFWTGALSVIIGLIISSAFSAILVYGQELIPGKVGLVAGLFFGLAFGMGGLGSALLGNLADHTSINYVFKVCAFLPLIGILTGFLPNIEAKKKL, encoded by the coding sequence ATGAAAACCGGGTCTGTCACAACCAGCGAGGCTCCTGTCGAAAATACGGTGTTCCTCATTTTATTCGCCATCAGCTTTTCCCATTTGCTGAATGATATGGTGCAATCGCTTATGCCGGCGATATACCCTGTCATTAAGGATAGCTTTCATCTTAATTTCTCGCAGATTGGCATTATTACACTTGTGTTCCAGCTTTCGGCTTCTATATTACAGCCGCTGGTCGGCATGTATACCGATAAAAGATCGCATGCCTATTCCTTACCCGTTGGGATGGGTCTCACGCTCATCGGTTTATTATGCTTGTCGCAGGCGCCGTCATACGCTATGATACTGGTGTCGGTTATGCTGATCGGTATGGGCTCGTCTATTTTCCATCCCGAATCGTCAAGGGTGGCCTACCTGGCGTCGGGCGGCAGGCGCGGGCTGGCGCAGTCCATATTCCAGTTGGGTGGTAATGCCGGCAGCGCTTTAGGGCCTTTGCTGGCTGCATGGATCATCGTTCCGCAGGGCCAAAAAAGTATTTCCTGGTTCGGAATAGGGGCGCTGCTTGCCATTGTTATCCTATTTAAAGTAGGCGGCTGGTATAAAAAGCAAATGCTCAACAGGCTTGCCGCGCGAAAACAAGCCGGTGCCGGGCACCCCGAATTTTCAAGGAAAAAAGTTATGTTTTCCATGTTCATCCTGCTGGTGCTCATCTTTTCAAAATTTGTATACCTGGCCAGTATCAGCAGTTACTATACTTTTTATCTTATCGGCAAGTTCCATCTTTCCGTTCAGCATTCGCAATATTTCCTGTTTTTGTTCCTTGTGGCAGTAGCTGTGGGTACTATTACCGGCGGGCATTTGGGCGACAAATTCGGGCGGAAATATATCATCTGGGTATCTATCCTCGGCGCTGCGCCATTTACGCTGCTTTTGCCTTATGCCAATTTATTCTGGACGGGTGCACTATCTGTTATCATCGGGTTGATCATCTCTTCCGCCTTTTCGGCCATCCTCGTTTACGGGCAGGAACTGATACCCGGCAAAGTAGGCCTTGTGGCCGGCCTGTTCTTCGGCCTGGCGTTTGGCATGGGCGGATTAGGTTCGGCATTATTGGGTAACCTGGCCGATCATACCAGTATCAACTATGTATTTAAGGTA